The genomic stretch GCAGGTATACCAGGCGGTGGTCGAGAACAACGCTGCTGAACAAGCGGCCCGGATGATCGCCATGAAGAACGCCACAGACAACGCCGGTGATTTGATCAAAGAGCTTCAGTTGATCTACAACAAGGCGCGTCAGGCTGCGATCACCCAGGAGATCTCGGAAATCGTCGGCGGCGCTGCCGCGGTTTAACGGTTCACATATTCAGAGGATCCAGCTATGAGTAGCGGACGTATCGTTCAAATCATCGGCGCCGTCATCGACGTGGAATTCCCACGTGACGTCGTGCCGAGTGTATACAACGCGCTGAAAGTACAAGGCGCGGAAACCACCCTCGAAGTTCAGCAGCAGCTGGGCGACGGCGTGGTTCGTACTATTGCGATGGGCTCGACCGAAGGCTTGAAGCGCGGTCTGGATGTCGTCGACACCGGCGCTGCCATTTCCGTTCCTGTTGGTAAGGCCACCCTGGGCCGTATCATGGACGTACTGGGCAACCCGATCGACGAAGCCGGCCCGATCGGTGAAGAAGAGCGTCGCGGTATCCACCAGCCAGCGCCTTCGTTCGCTGACCAGGCAGGCGGCAACGACCTGCTGGAAACCGGCATCAAGGTTATCGACCTGGTTTGCCCGTTCGCCAAGGGTGGTAAAGTTGGTCTGTTTGGTGGTGCCGGTGTCGGCAAGACCGTAAACATGATGGAACTGATCCGTAACATCGCCATGGAACACAGCGGTTACTCCGTGTTCGCTGGTGTGGGTGAGCGTACTCGTGAGGGTAACGACTTCTACCACGAGATGAAGGACTCCAACGTTCTCGACAAAGTAGCGCTGGTCTACGGTCAGATGAACGAGCCACCAGGAAACCGTCTGCGCGTAGCGCTGACCGGCCTGACCATGGCTGAGAAGTTCCGTGACGAAGGTAACGACGTTCTGCTGTTCGTCGACAACATCTATCGTTACACCCTGGCCGGTACTGAAGTATCCGCACTGCTGGGCCGTATGCCTTCGGCAGTAGGTTACCAGCCGACCCTGGCTGAAGAGATGGGCGTTCTGCAAGAGCGCATCACCTCCACCAAGGAAGGTTCGATCACCTCCGTCCAGGCCGTATACGTACCTGCGGACGACTTGACCGACCCGTCGCCAGCGACCACCTTCGCCCACTTGGACGCCACCGTCGTTCTGTCCCGTGACATCGCCTCCCTGGGTATCTACCCAGCGGTCGACCCACTGGACTCGACTTCGCGCCAGCTGGACCCGAACGTGATCGGCAACGAGCACTACGACACCGCGCGTGGCGTTCAGTATGTTCTGCAGCGCTACAAAGAGCTGAAAGACATCATCGCCATCCTGGGTATGGACGAACTGTCCGAGACCGACAAGCAACTGGTAGCCCGCGCTCGTAAGATCCAGCGCTTCCTGTCGCAGCCGTTCTTCGTGGCCGAAGTCTTCACCGGTTCGCCAGGCAAGTACGTTTCCCTGAAAGACACCATCGCTGGCTTCAGCGGCATCCTCAAAGGTGACTACGACCACCTGCCAGAACAAGCGTTCTACATGGTCGGCAGCATCGACGAAGCGATCGAGAAAGCCAAGAAACTGTAATTCCTGCGCCCCGCAAGGGGCGCTATCAGGTTGAGGCAAGCAGATGGCTATGACAGTCCATTGCGATATCGTCAGCGCGGAAGGAGAGATTTTCTCCGGTCTGGTCGAGATGGTGGTTGCGCACGGTAACCTGGGTGATCTTGGTATCGCTCCGGGCCACGCGCCGCTGATCACCAATCTGAAGCCAGGTCCGATCACGCTGACCAAGCAGGGTGGCGCCCAAGAGGTGTTCTACATCTCTGGTGGTTTCCTCGAGGTTCAGCCGAACATGGTCAAGGTGCTTGCCGATACCGTGCAACGTGCTGCAGACCTGGATGAAGCTCAGGCTCAGGAAGCCCTCAAGGCTGCCGAGAACGCCCTGAATCTGAAAGGCGCGGACTTCGACTACGGCGCCGCCGCCGCACGTCTGGCCGAGGCCGCAGCTCAGCTGCGTACCGTCCAGCAAATGCGCAAAGGCAAGTAATCGGCCCTGGGCTGATCACTTCTGTTGCGATTGAGTAAAAGGGTAGCCTCGGCTACCCTTTTTCTTTTTCCGAATTTCTCCCCCCGGTCATTTCACTGACCGCCCAGGATTGGTAGCCAGTAATGTCACTCGATATCGTTATTCTCGCCGCCGGCCAAGGTACCCGCATGCGCTCGGCGCTGCCCAAGGTGCTGCACCCGGTTGCCGGAAACTCCATGCTTGGCCATGTTATCCACAGCGCGCGTCAACTCCAGCCGCAAGGTATCCACGTGGTCATTGGCCATGGTGCCGAGCAGGTGCGTGAGCGCCTGGCAGCTGACGATCTGAACTTTGTCATGCAGGACAAGCAGCTGGGCACAGGCCATGCCGTGGCCCAGGCGCTGCCAGCATTGTCCGCTGACACCGTTCTGGTGCTGTACGGTGATGTGCCGTTGATCGAGGTGGAGACCTTGCAGCGCCTGTTGGCCAAGGCCAATGATCAACAGCTGGGCTTGCTCACGGTCACCCTCGAAGACCCGACCGGCTATGGCCGTATCGTGCGTGACGAGCAGGGCAAGGTGACGGCCATCGTTGAGCACAAGGATGCCAGCGACGCGCAGAAAGCGATCAAGGAAGGCAACACCGGCATTCTGGCTCTGCCTGCGGCGCGCCTGGCGGACTGGATGAGCCGCTTGTCGAATAACAATGCCCAAGGCGAGTACTACCTGACCGACGTCATCGCCATGGCGGTGTCCGATGGCCTGGTGGTTGCCACCGAGCAACCCGAAGACCCGATGGAAGTGCAGGGCGCCAACGACCGTCGCCAGCTGTCCGAGCTCGAGCGCCACTATCAGCTGCGCGCAGGCCGCCGCCTGATGGCCCAGGGCGTCACCCTGCGTGACCCGGCGCGGTTCGATGTACGGGGTGAAGTGACCGTTGGTCGCGATGTGCTGATCGACATCAACGTGATCCTCGAAGGCCAGGTGGTCATCGAAGACGGCGTAGAGATCGGCCCCAACTGCGTGATCAAGAACAGCACCCTGCGCAAGGGTGTGGTGGTCAAGGCTAACAGCCACATCGAAGGTGCGGTGATGGGCGAGGGCAGCGATGCCGGCCCGTTCGCTCGCCTGCGCCCCGGCAGCGTGCTGGATGCCAAGGCCCATGTGGGTAACTTCGTCGAGCTGAAAAACGCTCACTTGGGCGAAGGCGCCAAGGCAGGCCACCTGAGCTACCTGGGCGACGCCGAAATCGGCGCGCGCACCAACATCGGCGCTGGCACCATCACCTGCAACTATGATGGCGCCAACAAGTTCAAGACCGTGATGGGTGAGGACGTGTTCATCGGTTCGAACAATTCGTTGGTGGCGCCTGTGGATATCCAATCCGGCGCTACGACGGCCGCCGGTTCCACCATCACCCAGACGGTAGAAGCGGGCCAGCTCGCCGTGGGCCGTGCGCGCCAGCGCAACATCGATGGCTGGAAGCGGCCGGAGAAGATCAAGAAGAGCTGAGTTATACACAGCTGTTTCGATCGAAGCCGACTTATGTGAATAAGTCGGCTTTTTTTTGGGCGTGAGTTGCTGTCCCTGTAGGAGCGGCCTTGTGTCGCGATGGGCTGCAACGCAGCCCCAAAAATGGAGCTTTACCTCGAAATCACTGGGGCCGCGTTGCGGCCCATCGCGACACAAGGCCGCTCCTACAAGGGTGAAACTATCCACAGGGCAGCAACTGCTTGACGAAACGTGCGTCTTAGGTTTTGATTGCAACCATTATCTTTCGAAACGAAACTTAAGCGCTCATGTCGAAACGTAACACGCCTCAACGCCGCCACAACATCCTGGCCATGCTCAGTGAGCAAGGGGAGGTGAGTGTGGATGCATTGGCCAAGCGCTTCGAAACCTCGGAAGTGACCATTCGCAAAGACCTCGCTGCCCTAGAAACCAACGGCCTGTTGCTACGCCGCTATGGCGGTGCGGTACCGGTGCCGCAAGAGCTGCTCGGTGAGCCGGCCCAGCCCGTGTCTGCCTACAAGAAGGCCATTGCCCGTGCGGCGGTAGGGCGTATCCGCGAACATGCGCGGATCATCATCGACAGTGGCAGCACCACTGCGGCGATGATTCCCGAGCTGGGCCGACAGCCTGGCCTGGTGGTGATGACCAATTCCTTGAACGTGGCCCGTGCCATCAGCGATCTCGAGCATGAGCCTGTACTGCTCATGACCGGTGGTACCTGGGACCCGCACTCCGAGTCGTTCCAGGGGCAGGTTGCCGAGCAGGTGTTGCGCTCCTACGATTTCGATCAGCTGTTCATCGGTGCCGATGGCATCGACCTCAACCGTGGTACCACCACCTTCAATGAGCTGCTGGGCCTGAGCCGAGTCATGGCCGAGGTCGCCCGTGAGGTGATCGTGATGGTCGAGTCCGACAAGGTGGGGCGCAAGATCCCC from Pseudomonas kermanshahensis encodes the following:
- the glmU gene encoding bifunctional UDP-N-acetylglucosamine diphosphorylase/glucosamine-1-phosphate N-acetyltransferase GlmU, producing MSLDIVILAAGQGTRMRSALPKVLHPVAGNSMLGHVIHSARQLQPQGIHVVIGHGAEQVRERLAADDLNFVMQDKQLGTGHAVAQALPALSADTVLVLYGDVPLIEVETLQRLLAKANDQQLGLLTVTLEDPTGYGRIVRDEQGKVTAIVEHKDASDAQKAIKEGNTGILALPAARLADWMSRLSNNNAQGEYYLTDVIAMAVSDGLVVATEQPEDPMEVQGANDRRQLSELERHYQLRAGRRLMAQGVTLRDPARFDVRGEVTVGRDVLIDINVILEGQVVIEDGVEIGPNCVIKNSTLRKGVVVKANSHIEGAVMGEGSDAGPFARLRPGSVLDAKAHVGNFVELKNAHLGEGAKAGHLSYLGDAEIGARTNIGAGTITCNYDGANKFKTVMGEDVFIGSNNSLVAPVDIQSGATTAAGSTITQTVEAGQLAVGRARQRNIDGWKRPEKIKKS
- the atpD gene encoding F0F1 ATP synthase subunit beta, whose product is MSSGRIVQIIGAVIDVEFPRDVVPSVYNALKVQGAETTLEVQQQLGDGVVRTIAMGSTEGLKRGLDVVDTGAAISVPVGKATLGRIMDVLGNPIDEAGPIGEEERRGIHQPAPSFADQAGGNDLLETGIKVIDLVCPFAKGGKVGLFGGAGVGKTVNMMELIRNIAMEHSGYSVFAGVGERTREGNDFYHEMKDSNVLDKVALVYGQMNEPPGNRLRVALTGLTMAEKFRDEGNDVLLFVDNIYRYTLAGTEVSALLGRMPSAVGYQPTLAEEMGVLQERITSTKEGSITSVQAVYVPADDLTDPSPATTFAHLDATVVLSRDIASLGIYPAVDPLDSTSRQLDPNVIGNEHYDTARGVQYVLQRYKELKDIIAILGMDELSETDKQLVARARKIQRFLSQPFFVAEVFTGSPGKYVSLKDTIAGFSGILKGDYDHLPEQAFYMVGSIDEAIEKAKKL
- a CDS encoding DeoR/GlpR family DNA-binding transcription regulator translates to MSKRNTPQRRHNILAMLSEQGEVSVDALAKRFETSEVTIRKDLAALETNGLLLRRYGGAVPVPQELLGEPAQPVSAYKKAIARAAVGRIREHARIIIDSGSTTAAMIPELGRQPGLVVMTNSLNVARAISDLEHEPVLLMTGGTWDPHSESFQGQVAEQVLRSYDFDQLFIGADGIDLNRGTTTFNELLGLSRVMAEVAREVIVMVESDKVGRKIPNLELPWGSVNTLITDERLPAAAREQIQARGINLICAAISQEQ
- a CDS encoding F0F1 ATP synthase subunit epsilon, with protein sequence MAMTVHCDIVSAEGEIFSGLVEMVVAHGNLGDLGIAPGHAPLITNLKPGPITLTKQGGAQEVFYISGGFLEVQPNMVKVLADTVQRAADLDEAQAQEALKAAENALNLKGADFDYGAAAARLAEAAAQLRTVQQMRKGK